One part of the Paramormyrops kingsleyae isolate MSU_618 chromosome 2, PKINGS_0.4, whole genome shotgun sequence genome encodes these proteins:
- the cdc14b gene encoding dual specificity protein phosphatase CDC14B isoform X4 encodes MKRKSERRRAESRKKHRAADREEAEPRSDIYIRITDQLYFAILQQRIKSTAERHCFCIDDELSYENFYADFGPLNLAMFYRFCCKLNKKLKTFSLAKKKIVFYTCGDQKKQANAAYLIGAYSVMHLQKTPEEVYRLLVSQNANYLPFRDASFGTCMYNLYILDCLRAVDKALQFGWLDFSKFDVEEYEHYERAENGDFNWIIPGKFLAFSGPHPKSKIENGYPLHAPEAYFPYFWKHNVTTIIRLNKKMYNAKRFTDKGFEHHDLFFVDGSTPNDAIVGRFLSVCENAKGAVAVHCKAGLGRTGTLIGCYMMKHYRLTAAEAIAWIRICRPGSVIGPQQNFVEEKQAGLWAEGDLFREKMKEQENNSSQVTVTRILSGVDDMSINSCTGRRMSPGKQEEEQYENEEEINGITQGDKLRALKSRRQSRASASSLSLEENKIHTRSSSQSLQIILQSTDQSCTPVKSASLPASADAQRKTRASLGHGIVGRHAVPKGRKRRCPLQSIRVMRLCHSVPKARAPLLR; translated from the exons ATGAAGCGCAAAAGCGAAAGGCGGCGAGCGGAAAGCAGGAAAAAGCATCGTGCAGCCGATCGCGAAGAGGCGGAGCCCAGATCCGATATTTACATTCGTATTACAG ATCAGCTCTATTTTGCCATCCTTCAACAGCGGATTAAAAGCACTGCCGAAAGACATTGCTTCTGTATAGACGATGAATTGTCCTACGAGAA CTTTTATGCGGACTTTGGTCCTCTCAACTTGGCCATGTTTTATCGTTTCTGTTGCAAGCTGAACAAGAAATTGAAG ACTTTCAGTCTTGCAAAAAAGAAGATAGTTTTCTACACCTGTGGTGATCAAAAAAAGCAAGCAAATGCTGCTTACCTTATAGGTGCCTATTCT GTGATGCACCTACAGAAGACCCCGGAGGAAGTCTACAGATTGCTGGTGTCTCAGAATGCCAACTACCTGCCATTCAG GGACGCTTCCTTTGGAACCTGCATGTACAATCTGTATATCCTGGACTGTTTGCGTGCGGTCGATAAG GCTTTGCAGTTTGGATGGCTTGACTTCTCAAAATTTGATGTGGAGGAGTATGAGCATTATGAG AGGGCAGAGAACGGAGACTTCAACTGGATCATTCCTGGAAAGTTTCTTGCTTTCAGTGGGCCTCATCCCAAGAGTAAAATTGAGAATG GCTACCCTCTCCACGCACCAGAGGCCTACTTCCCATACTTCTGGAAGCACAATGTGACCACGATCATCAGGCTcaacaaaaaaatgtacaacGCCAAGCGCTTCACGGACAAGGGCTTCGAGCACCATGACCTCTTCTTCGTGGACGGCAGCACGCCTAACGACGCCATCGTCGGCAGGTTCCTGAGCGTCTGCGAGAACGCGAAGGGTGCAGTCGCCGTTCACTGTAAAG CCGGCTTGGGCCGAACAGGCACGCTCATCGGGTGCTACATGATGAAGCATTACAGGCTGACAGCGGCCGAGGCTATCGCCTGGATCCGGATCTGCAGGCCGGGCTCCGTCATCGGGCCTCAGCAGAACTTTGTGGAGGA GAAGCAGGCCGGCCTGTGGGCAGAAGGTGACCTGTTCCGTGAGAAGATGAAGGAACAGGAGAACAACTCCAGCCAGGTGACTGTCACCAGAATCCTGTCCGGGGTGGACGACATGTCCATTAACAGCTGCACCGGCAGGCGGATGTCACCCGGGAaacaggaggaggagcag TATGAGAACGAGGAGGAGATCAATGGGATCACGCAGGGCGACAAACTGCGAGCACTGAAGAGCAGGCGGCAGAGCCGGGCGTCCGCCTCCTCTCTCTC GTTAGAGGAGAATAAAATTCACACCCGGTCGTCATCACAATCGCTTCA GATTATTTTGCAGTCCACCGATCAAAGCTGTACGCCTGTAAAATCTGCCAGTCTGCCCGCCAGTGCAGATGCCCAAAGAAAGACGAGGGCTTCGCTGGGGCACGGCATTGTGGGAAG ACATGCTGTACCCAAAGGACGGAAAAGGAGGTGCCCTTTGCAGTCAATACGTGTCATGAGACTCtg CCACTCCGTTCCCAAAGCTAGAGCACCCCTTCTCCGGTGA
- the cdc14b gene encoding dual specificity protein phosphatase CDC14B isoform X1, whose product MKRKSERRRAESRKKHRAADREEAEPRSDIYIRITDQLYFAILQQRIKSTAERHCFCIDDELSYENFYADFGPLNLAMFYRFCCKLNKKLKTFSLAKKKIVFYTCGDQKKQANAAYLIGAYSVMHLQKTPEEVYRLLVSQNANYLPFRDASFGTCMYNLYILDCLRAVDKALQFGWLDFSKFDVEEYEHYERAENGDFNWIIPGKFLAFSGPHPKSKIENGYPLHAPEAYFPYFWKHNVTTIIRLNKKMYNAKRFTDKGFEHHDLFFVDGSTPNDAIVGRFLSVCENAKGAVAVHCKAGLGRTGTLIGCYMMKHYRLTAAEAIAWIRICRPGSVIGPQQNFVEEKQAGLWAEGDLFREKMKEQENNSSQVTVTRILSGVDDMSINSCTGRRMSPGKQEEEQYENEEEINGITQGDKLRALKSRRQSRASASSLSLEENKIHTRSSSQSLQIILQSTDQSCTPVKSASLPASADAQRKTRASLGHGIVGRQSLNSELAQSLGNLHVMASRRDGAHGDPAAGSKALNGTASQMKGLNGINEQRPGLGKAAAESCPPAPQGRHDQAVSHLTCCTQRTEKEVPFAVNTCHETLPLRSQS is encoded by the exons ATGAAGCGCAAAAGCGAAAGGCGGCGAGCGGAAAGCAGGAAAAAGCATCGTGCAGCCGATCGCGAAGAGGCGGAGCCCAGATCCGATATTTACATTCGTATTACAG ATCAGCTCTATTTTGCCATCCTTCAACAGCGGATTAAAAGCACTGCCGAAAGACATTGCTTCTGTATAGACGATGAATTGTCCTACGAGAA CTTTTATGCGGACTTTGGTCCTCTCAACTTGGCCATGTTTTATCGTTTCTGTTGCAAGCTGAACAAGAAATTGAAG ACTTTCAGTCTTGCAAAAAAGAAGATAGTTTTCTACACCTGTGGTGATCAAAAAAAGCAAGCAAATGCTGCTTACCTTATAGGTGCCTATTCT GTGATGCACCTACAGAAGACCCCGGAGGAAGTCTACAGATTGCTGGTGTCTCAGAATGCCAACTACCTGCCATTCAG GGACGCTTCCTTTGGAACCTGCATGTACAATCTGTATATCCTGGACTGTTTGCGTGCGGTCGATAAG GCTTTGCAGTTTGGATGGCTTGACTTCTCAAAATTTGATGTGGAGGAGTATGAGCATTATGAG AGGGCAGAGAACGGAGACTTCAACTGGATCATTCCTGGAAAGTTTCTTGCTTTCAGTGGGCCTCATCCCAAGAGTAAAATTGAGAATG GCTACCCTCTCCACGCACCAGAGGCCTACTTCCCATACTTCTGGAAGCACAATGTGACCACGATCATCAGGCTcaacaaaaaaatgtacaacGCCAAGCGCTTCACGGACAAGGGCTTCGAGCACCATGACCTCTTCTTCGTGGACGGCAGCACGCCTAACGACGCCATCGTCGGCAGGTTCCTGAGCGTCTGCGAGAACGCGAAGGGTGCAGTCGCCGTTCACTGTAAAG CCGGCTTGGGCCGAACAGGCACGCTCATCGGGTGCTACATGATGAAGCATTACAGGCTGACAGCGGCCGAGGCTATCGCCTGGATCCGGATCTGCAGGCCGGGCTCCGTCATCGGGCCTCAGCAGAACTTTGTGGAGGA GAAGCAGGCCGGCCTGTGGGCAGAAGGTGACCTGTTCCGTGAGAAGATGAAGGAACAGGAGAACAACTCCAGCCAGGTGACTGTCACCAGAATCCTGTCCGGGGTGGACGACATGTCCATTAACAGCTGCACCGGCAGGCGGATGTCACCCGGGAaacaggaggaggagcag TATGAGAACGAGGAGGAGATCAATGGGATCACGCAGGGCGACAAACTGCGAGCACTGAAGAGCAGGCGGCAGAGCCGGGCGTCCGCCTCCTCTCTCTC GTTAGAGGAGAATAAAATTCACACCCGGTCGTCATCACAATCGCTTCA GATTATTTTGCAGTCCACCGATCAAAGCTGTACGCCTGTAAAATCTGCCAGTCTGCCCGCCAGTGCAGATGCCCAAAGAAAGACGAGGGCTTCGCTGGGGCACGGCATTGTGGGAAG ACAGTCGTTAAATTCAGAGCTAGCCCAATCCCTAGGCAACTTGCACGTCATGGCTAGCAGACGGGACGGTGCGCACGGAGATCCGGCAGCAGGCTCTAAAGCCTTAAACGGCACGGCCTCCCAGATGAAGGGCCTAAACGGCATAAACGAGCAGCGGCCCGGCCttgggaaggcagccgcagagagctgcccccctgccccccaaggCCGGCACGACCAGGCCGTGTCCCACTTA ACATGCTGTACCCAAAGGACGGAAAAGGAGGTGCCCTTTGCAGTCAATACGTGTCATGAGACTCtg CCACTCCGTTCCCAAAGCTAG
- the cdc14b gene encoding dual specificity protein phosphatase CDC14B isoform X5 — protein sequence MHLQKTPEEVYRLLVSQNANYLPFRDASFGTCMYNLYILDCLRAVDKALQFGWLDFSKFDVEEYEHYERAENGDFNWIIPGKFLAFSGPHPKSKIENGYPLHAPEAYFPYFWKHNVTTIIRLNKKMYNAKRFTDKGFEHHDLFFVDGSTPNDAIVGRFLSVCENAKGAVAVHCKAGLGRTGTLIGCYMMKHYRLTAAEAIAWIRICRPGSVIGPQQNFVEEKQAGLWAEGDLFREKMKEQENNSSQVTVTRILSGVDDMSINSCTGRRMSPGKQEEEQYENEEEINGITQGDKLRALKSRRQSRASASSLSLEENKIHTRSSSQSLQIILQSTDQSCTPVKSASLPASADAQRKTRASLGHGIVGRQSLNSELAQSLGNLHVMASRRDGAHGDPAAGSKALNGTASQMKGLNGINEQRPGLGKAAAESCPPAPQGRHDQAVSHLTCCTQRTEKEVPFAVNTCHETLPLRSQS from the exons ATGCACCTACAGAAGACCCCGGAGGAAGTCTACAGATTGCTGGTGTCTCAGAATGCCAACTACCTGCCATTCAG GGACGCTTCCTTTGGAACCTGCATGTACAATCTGTATATCCTGGACTGTTTGCGTGCGGTCGATAAG GCTTTGCAGTTTGGATGGCTTGACTTCTCAAAATTTGATGTGGAGGAGTATGAGCATTATGAG AGGGCAGAGAACGGAGACTTCAACTGGATCATTCCTGGAAAGTTTCTTGCTTTCAGTGGGCCTCATCCCAAGAGTAAAATTGAGAATG GCTACCCTCTCCACGCACCAGAGGCCTACTTCCCATACTTCTGGAAGCACAATGTGACCACGATCATCAGGCTcaacaaaaaaatgtacaacGCCAAGCGCTTCACGGACAAGGGCTTCGAGCACCATGACCTCTTCTTCGTGGACGGCAGCACGCCTAACGACGCCATCGTCGGCAGGTTCCTGAGCGTCTGCGAGAACGCGAAGGGTGCAGTCGCCGTTCACTGTAAAG CCGGCTTGGGCCGAACAGGCACGCTCATCGGGTGCTACATGATGAAGCATTACAGGCTGACAGCGGCCGAGGCTATCGCCTGGATCCGGATCTGCAGGCCGGGCTCCGTCATCGGGCCTCAGCAGAACTTTGTGGAGGA GAAGCAGGCCGGCCTGTGGGCAGAAGGTGACCTGTTCCGTGAGAAGATGAAGGAACAGGAGAACAACTCCAGCCAGGTGACTGTCACCAGAATCCTGTCCGGGGTGGACGACATGTCCATTAACAGCTGCACCGGCAGGCGGATGTCACCCGGGAaacaggaggaggagcag TATGAGAACGAGGAGGAGATCAATGGGATCACGCAGGGCGACAAACTGCGAGCACTGAAGAGCAGGCGGCAGAGCCGGGCGTCCGCCTCCTCTCTCTC GTTAGAGGAGAATAAAATTCACACCCGGTCGTCATCACAATCGCTTCA GATTATTTTGCAGTCCACCGATCAAAGCTGTACGCCTGTAAAATCTGCCAGTCTGCCCGCCAGTGCAGATGCCCAAAGAAAGACGAGGGCTTCGCTGGGGCACGGCATTGTGGGAAG ACAGTCGTTAAATTCAGAGCTAGCCCAATCCCTAGGCAACTTGCACGTCATGGCTAGCAGACGGGACGGTGCGCACGGAGATCCGGCAGCAGGCTCTAAAGCCTTAAACGGCACGGCCTCCCAGATGAAGGGCCTAAACGGCATAAACGAGCAGCGGCCCGGCCttgggaaggcagccgcagagagctgcccccctgccccccaaggCCGGCACGACCAGGCCGTGTCCCACTTA ACATGCTGTACCCAAAGGACGGAAAAGGAGGTGCCCTTTGCAGTCAATACGTGTCATGAGACTCtg CCACTCCGTTCCCAAAGCTAG
- the cdc14b gene encoding dual specificity protein phosphatase CDC14B isoform X3 produces the protein MATPPVFYDQLYFAILQQRIKSTAERHCFCIDDELSYENFYADFGPLNLAMFYRFCCKLNKKLKTFSLAKKKIVFYTCGDQKKQANAAYLIGAYSVMHLQKTPEEVYRLLVSQNANYLPFRDASFGTCMYNLYILDCLRAVDKALQFGWLDFSKFDVEEYEHYERAENGDFNWIIPGKFLAFSGPHPKSKIENGYPLHAPEAYFPYFWKHNVTTIIRLNKKMYNAKRFTDKGFEHHDLFFVDGSTPNDAIVGRFLSVCENAKGAVAVHCKAGLGRTGTLIGCYMMKHYRLTAAEAIAWIRICRPGSVIGPQQNFVEEKQAGLWAEGDLFREKMKEQENNSSQVTVTRILSGVDDMSINSCTGRRMSPGKQEEEQYENEEEINGITQGDKLRALKSRRQSRASASSLSLEENKIHTRSSSQSLQIILQSTDQSCTPVKSASLPASADAQRKTRASLGHGIVGRQSLNSELAQSLGNLHVMASRRDGAHGDPAAGSKALNGTASQMKGLNGINEQRPGLGKAAAESCPPAPQGRHDQAVSHLTCCTQRTEKEVPFAVNTCHETLPLRSQS, from the exons ATGGCGACACCACCAGTTTTCTACG ATCAGCTCTATTTTGCCATCCTTCAACAGCGGATTAAAAGCACTGCCGAAAGACATTGCTTCTGTATAGACGATGAATTGTCCTACGAGAA CTTTTATGCGGACTTTGGTCCTCTCAACTTGGCCATGTTTTATCGTTTCTGTTGCAAGCTGAACAAGAAATTGAAG ACTTTCAGTCTTGCAAAAAAGAAGATAGTTTTCTACACCTGTGGTGATCAAAAAAAGCAAGCAAATGCTGCTTACCTTATAGGTGCCTATTCT GTGATGCACCTACAGAAGACCCCGGAGGAAGTCTACAGATTGCTGGTGTCTCAGAATGCCAACTACCTGCCATTCAG GGACGCTTCCTTTGGAACCTGCATGTACAATCTGTATATCCTGGACTGTTTGCGTGCGGTCGATAAG GCTTTGCAGTTTGGATGGCTTGACTTCTCAAAATTTGATGTGGAGGAGTATGAGCATTATGAG AGGGCAGAGAACGGAGACTTCAACTGGATCATTCCTGGAAAGTTTCTTGCTTTCAGTGGGCCTCATCCCAAGAGTAAAATTGAGAATG GCTACCCTCTCCACGCACCAGAGGCCTACTTCCCATACTTCTGGAAGCACAATGTGACCACGATCATCAGGCTcaacaaaaaaatgtacaacGCCAAGCGCTTCACGGACAAGGGCTTCGAGCACCATGACCTCTTCTTCGTGGACGGCAGCACGCCTAACGACGCCATCGTCGGCAGGTTCCTGAGCGTCTGCGAGAACGCGAAGGGTGCAGTCGCCGTTCACTGTAAAG CCGGCTTGGGCCGAACAGGCACGCTCATCGGGTGCTACATGATGAAGCATTACAGGCTGACAGCGGCCGAGGCTATCGCCTGGATCCGGATCTGCAGGCCGGGCTCCGTCATCGGGCCTCAGCAGAACTTTGTGGAGGA GAAGCAGGCCGGCCTGTGGGCAGAAGGTGACCTGTTCCGTGAGAAGATGAAGGAACAGGAGAACAACTCCAGCCAGGTGACTGTCACCAGAATCCTGTCCGGGGTGGACGACATGTCCATTAACAGCTGCACCGGCAGGCGGATGTCACCCGGGAaacaggaggaggagcag TATGAGAACGAGGAGGAGATCAATGGGATCACGCAGGGCGACAAACTGCGAGCACTGAAGAGCAGGCGGCAGAGCCGGGCGTCCGCCTCCTCTCTCTC GTTAGAGGAGAATAAAATTCACACCCGGTCGTCATCACAATCGCTTCA GATTATTTTGCAGTCCACCGATCAAAGCTGTACGCCTGTAAAATCTGCCAGTCTGCCCGCCAGTGCAGATGCCCAAAGAAAGACGAGGGCTTCGCTGGGGCACGGCATTGTGGGAAG ACAGTCGTTAAATTCAGAGCTAGCCCAATCCCTAGGCAACTTGCACGTCATGGCTAGCAGACGGGACGGTGCGCACGGAGATCCGGCAGCAGGCTCTAAAGCCTTAAACGGCACGGCCTCCCAGATGAAGGGCCTAAACGGCATAAACGAGCAGCGGCCCGGCCttgggaaggcagccgcagagagctgcccccctgccccccaaggCCGGCACGACCAGGCCGTGTCCCACTTA ACATGCTGTACCCAAAGGACGGAAAAGGAGGTGCCCTTTGCAGTCAATACGTGTCATGAGACTCtg CCACTCCGTTCCCAAAGCTAG
- the cdc14b gene encoding dual specificity protein phosphatase CDC14B isoform X2, with protein sequence MTEDSGLLNDIEFIPDQLYFAILQQRIKSTAERHCFCIDDELSYENFYADFGPLNLAMFYRFCCKLNKKLKTFSLAKKKIVFYTCGDQKKQANAAYLIGAYSVMHLQKTPEEVYRLLVSQNANYLPFRDASFGTCMYNLYILDCLRAVDKALQFGWLDFSKFDVEEYEHYERAENGDFNWIIPGKFLAFSGPHPKSKIENGYPLHAPEAYFPYFWKHNVTTIIRLNKKMYNAKRFTDKGFEHHDLFFVDGSTPNDAIVGRFLSVCENAKGAVAVHCKAGLGRTGTLIGCYMMKHYRLTAAEAIAWIRICRPGSVIGPQQNFVEEKQAGLWAEGDLFREKMKEQENNSSQVTVTRILSGVDDMSINSCTGRRMSPGKQEEEQYENEEEINGITQGDKLRALKSRRQSRASASSLSLEENKIHTRSSSQSLQIILQSTDQSCTPVKSASLPASADAQRKTRASLGHGIVGRQSLNSELAQSLGNLHVMASRRDGAHGDPAAGSKALNGTASQMKGLNGINEQRPGLGKAAAESCPPAPQGRHDQAVSHLTCCTQRTEKEVPFAVNTCHETLPLRSQS encoded by the exons ATGACTGAAGACAGCGGACTTTTAAATGATATTGAATTTATTCCAG ATCAGCTCTATTTTGCCATCCTTCAACAGCGGATTAAAAGCACTGCCGAAAGACATTGCTTCTGTATAGACGATGAATTGTCCTACGAGAA CTTTTATGCGGACTTTGGTCCTCTCAACTTGGCCATGTTTTATCGTTTCTGTTGCAAGCTGAACAAGAAATTGAAG ACTTTCAGTCTTGCAAAAAAGAAGATAGTTTTCTACACCTGTGGTGATCAAAAAAAGCAAGCAAATGCTGCTTACCTTATAGGTGCCTATTCT GTGATGCACCTACAGAAGACCCCGGAGGAAGTCTACAGATTGCTGGTGTCTCAGAATGCCAACTACCTGCCATTCAG GGACGCTTCCTTTGGAACCTGCATGTACAATCTGTATATCCTGGACTGTTTGCGTGCGGTCGATAAG GCTTTGCAGTTTGGATGGCTTGACTTCTCAAAATTTGATGTGGAGGAGTATGAGCATTATGAG AGGGCAGAGAACGGAGACTTCAACTGGATCATTCCTGGAAAGTTTCTTGCTTTCAGTGGGCCTCATCCCAAGAGTAAAATTGAGAATG GCTACCCTCTCCACGCACCAGAGGCCTACTTCCCATACTTCTGGAAGCACAATGTGACCACGATCATCAGGCTcaacaaaaaaatgtacaacGCCAAGCGCTTCACGGACAAGGGCTTCGAGCACCATGACCTCTTCTTCGTGGACGGCAGCACGCCTAACGACGCCATCGTCGGCAGGTTCCTGAGCGTCTGCGAGAACGCGAAGGGTGCAGTCGCCGTTCACTGTAAAG CCGGCTTGGGCCGAACAGGCACGCTCATCGGGTGCTACATGATGAAGCATTACAGGCTGACAGCGGCCGAGGCTATCGCCTGGATCCGGATCTGCAGGCCGGGCTCCGTCATCGGGCCTCAGCAGAACTTTGTGGAGGA GAAGCAGGCCGGCCTGTGGGCAGAAGGTGACCTGTTCCGTGAGAAGATGAAGGAACAGGAGAACAACTCCAGCCAGGTGACTGTCACCAGAATCCTGTCCGGGGTGGACGACATGTCCATTAACAGCTGCACCGGCAGGCGGATGTCACCCGGGAaacaggaggaggagcag TATGAGAACGAGGAGGAGATCAATGGGATCACGCAGGGCGACAAACTGCGAGCACTGAAGAGCAGGCGGCAGAGCCGGGCGTCCGCCTCCTCTCTCTC GTTAGAGGAGAATAAAATTCACACCCGGTCGTCATCACAATCGCTTCA GATTATTTTGCAGTCCACCGATCAAAGCTGTACGCCTGTAAAATCTGCCAGTCTGCCCGCCAGTGCAGATGCCCAAAGAAAGACGAGGGCTTCGCTGGGGCACGGCATTGTGGGAAG ACAGTCGTTAAATTCAGAGCTAGCCCAATCCCTAGGCAACTTGCACGTCATGGCTAGCAGACGGGACGGTGCGCACGGAGATCCGGCAGCAGGCTCTAAAGCCTTAAACGGCACGGCCTCCCAGATGAAGGGCCTAAACGGCATAAACGAGCAGCGGCCCGGCCttgggaaggcagccgcagagagctgcccccctgccccccaaggCCGGCACGACCAGGCCGTGTCCCACTTA ACATGCTGTACCCAAAGGACGGAAAAGGAGGTGCCCTTTGCAGTCAATACGTGTCATGAGACTCtg CCACTCCGTTCCCAAAGCTAG
- the prxl2c gene encoding peroxiredoxin-like 2C isoform X1 encodes MATRPPVIHQIVRNQQATIKPPINVNISAVEDYYVYDRHGGRFLFKDLYKDKKTIIIFVRNFLCYACKEYVEDLAKIPSSLLTDAGVRLVLIGQSSHAHIQSFCSLTEYRHEMYVDPERHIYKKLGMKRGESATHSASRSPHVKSSLLFGSARSIWRAMTSPAFDFQGDPHQQGGALIAGPGSEVHFAHFDMNRLDHMPINWLLQLAGIQTVDFSDQPRIIDV; translated from the exons ATGGCTACCCGTCCCCCAGTAATACATCAAATTGTCAGAAACCAGCAGGCAACGATAAAGCCTCCGATTAACGTTAACATTTCGGCCGTCGAGGATTATTACGTTTACGATCGACACGGTGGCCGTTTTCTATTCAAAGATTTATATAAGGACAAGAAAACGATCATCATTTTTGTTAGG aatttCTTGTGCTACGCTTGCAAAGAATATGTTGAGGATTTGGCCAAAATACCCTCGAGTTTACTCACG GACGCTGGTGTGAGGTTGGTGCTGATTGGGCAGTCCTCCCATGCTCATATCCAG TCTTTCTGCTCCCTGACAGAGTATCGCCATGAAATGTATGTTGATCCTGAGAGACACATTTATAAAAAGCTGGGGATGAAGAGAGGAGAATCAGCTACCCACTCAG CCTCACGCAGCCCCCACGTCAAGTCCAGCTTGCTCTTCGGCAGTGCGAGGAGCATCTGGAGGGCCATGACCAGCCCAGCCTTTGACTTCCAAGGGGACCCGCATCAGCAGGGAGGGGCCCTCATTGCAGGCCCAG GGTCTGAAGTTCACTTTGCTCATTTTGACATGAACCGCTTGGATCACATGCCCATCAACTGGCTGCTGCAGTTGGCAGGAATCCAGACTGTTGATTTCAGTGATCAGCCCCGGATAATTGATGTCTAA
- the prxl2c gene encoding peroxiredoxin-like 2C isoform X2 produces the protein MATRPPVIHQIVRNQQATIKPPINVNISAVEDYYVYDRHGGRFLFKDLYKDKKTIIIFVRDAGVRLVLIGQSSHAHIQSFCSLTEYRHEMYVDPERHIYKKLGMKRGESATHSASRSPHVKSSLLFGSARSIWRAMTSPAFDFQGDPHQQGGALIAGPGSEVHFAHFDMNRLDHMPINWLLQLAGIQTVDFSDQPRIIDV, from the exons ATGGCTACCCGTCCCCCAGTAATACATCAAATTGTCAGAAACCAGCAGGCAACGATAAAGCCTCCGATTAACGTTAACATTTCGGCCGTCGAGGATTATTACGTTTACGATCGACACGGTGGCCGTTTTCTATTCAAAGATTTATATAAGGACAAGAAAACGATCATCATTTTTGTTAGG GACGCTGGTGTGAGGTTGGTGCTGATTGGGCAGTCCTCCCATGCTCATATCCAG TCTTTCTGCTCCCTGACAGAGTATCGCCATGAAATGTATGTTGATCCTGAGAGACACATTTATAAAAAGCTGGGGATGAAGAGAGGAGAATCAGCTACCCACTCAG CCTCACGCAGCCCCCACGTCAAGTCCAGCTTGCTCTTCGGCAGTGCGAGGAGCATCTGGAGGGCCATGACCAGCCCAGCCTTTGACTTCCAAGGGGACCCGCATCAGCAGGGAGGGGCCCTCATTGCAGGCCCAG GGTCTGAAGTTCACTTTGCTCATTTTGACATGAACCGCTTGGATCACATGCCCATCAACTGGCTGCTGCAGTTGGCAGGAATCCAGACTGTTGATTTCAGTGATCAGCCCCGGATAATTGATGTCTAA